A stretch of the Archangium violaceum genome encodes the following:
- a CDS encoding methyl-accepting chemotaxis protein: MKKPGLRVALFASFTAPLVFILLGLHLSLSWLVSNYLETRLMEHGRAKAVELASLLPLPDADKQAMRAMGSLGADQDFTYVAIVASNGSILLESSGQPERFSALLGQLPQETASSFELPNGDQLLSELARGPQCGAGACRVVVVVNFAPLRDILSELTLLLVTAFLIGLSVVVGLIYLVTNKFILRPLDRMMAVARKMAEGDLTSRVPVDGAGELSQLAEALDGIGQSLRKTLGQVRGVSEVVSNVIEQLSRAGTTVSSGASTIQGRVEETSSSMEQMLASLRGIAENVEVLYQSAEESSSSIMEMAATNDEVAENVQAMAASVEETTSAIEEMTFSIKEVAKNIDELRDSTEETSTSIGQMDSAIGQVEANANETARLSEQVSEDAKTGVEALRKTMQGMDRIKESTRGASGVIDSLGRRISEIGNILNVIDDVAEQTNLLALNAAIIAAQSGEHGKGFAVVADEIKDLADRTGKSTKEIADLISRVQEESRNAVQVMNQGVRNVEEGVNLGREAEGTLRKINDSAQKSTQMVKAIARATVEQARGSKQVTQAIHRISETVQMISKASNEQAKGGEQIMNSAERMKAITAHVQRSSQEQAHGSKQITRSIENINEMVTHLNRAQKEQTKGSEQVLKAVEAIKGVSEHQTRSVKALEEAIDSLQRQSEVLRAESRRFKV, translated from the coding sequence ATGAAGAAACCCGGTCTCCGGGTCGCCCTGTTCGCCTCGTTCACCGCGCCCCTGGTGTTCATCCTCCTGGGCCTCCACCTGTCCCTGTCCTGGCTGGTCTCGAACTATCTCGAGACGCGGCTCATGGAGCATGGCCGAGCCAAAGCCGTGGAGCTCGCCAGCCTCCTGCCGCTGCCGGACGCGGACAAGCAGGCCATGCGCGCCATGGGCTCGCTGGGCGCGGATCAGGACTTCACGTACGTGGCCATCGTTGCCAGCAATGGCTCCATTCTCCTGGAGAGTAGCGGGCAGCCCGAGCGTTTTTCCGCGTTGCTCGGACAGCTCCCCCAGGAGACCGCCTCGTCCTTCGAGCTCCCCAATGGGGACCAGCTCCTGTCCGAGCTGGCGCGAGGGCCCCAGTGTGGAGCCGGGGCGTGCCGGGTCGTGGTGGTGGTGAACTTCGCGCCCCTGCGCGACATCCTGAGTGAGCTCACCCTGCTGCTGGTGACGGCCTTCCTCATCGGTCTGTCGGTGGTGGTGGGCCTCATCTACCTCGTCACGAACAAGTTCATCCTCCGGCCGTTGGATCGCATGATGGCGGTGGCGCGCAAGATGGCGGAGGGGGATCTCACCAGCCGCGTCCCGGTGGATGGCGCGGGCGAGCTGTCCCAGCTGGCCGAGGCGCTCGATGGCATCGGCCAGTCGCTGCGCAAGACGCTCGGGCAGGTGCGCGGCGTGTCCGAGGTGGTCTCCAACGTCATCGAGCAGCTCTCGCGCGCCGGCACCACGGTGTCCTCGGGCGCCTCCACCATCCAGGGGCGCGTGGAGGAGACGTCTTCCTCCATGGAGCAGATGCTGGCCAGCCTGCGTGGCATCGCGGAGAACGTGGAGGTGCTCTACCAGAGCGCCGAGGAGAGCAGCTCCTCCATCATGGAGATGGCGGCCACCAACGACGAGGTGGCCGAGAACGTCCAGGCCATGGCCGCCAGCGTGGAGGAGACCACCAGCGCCATCGAGGAGATGACCTTCTCCATCAAGGAGGTCGCCAAGAACATCGACGAGCTGCGCGACTCCACCGAGGAGACGAGCACCTCCATCGGGCAGATGGACAGCGCCATCGGCCAGGTGGAGGCCAACGCCAACGAGACGGCGCGCCTGTCCGAGCAGGTGTCCGAGGACGCCAAGACGGGCGTGGAGGCCCTGCGCAAGACGATGCAGGGCATGGACCGCATCAAGGAGTCCACCCGCGGCGCCTCGGGCGTCATCGACAGCCTGGGCCGGCGCATCTCGGAGATCGGCAACATCCTCAACGTCATCGACGACGTGGCCGAGCAGACCAACCTGCTGGCGCTCAACGCCGCCATCATCGCCGCGCAGTCGGGCGAGCACGGCAAGGGCTTCGCGGTGGTCGCGGATGAAATCAAGGACCTGGCCGACCGCACGGGCAAGTCCACCAAGGAGATCGCCGACCTCATCAGCCGCGTGCAGGAGGAGAGCCGCAACGCGGTGCAGGTGATGAACCAGGGCGTGCGCAACGTGGAGGAGGGCGTGAACCTGGGCCGCGAGGCCGAGGGGACCCTGCGGAAGATCAACGACAGCGCGCAGAAGTCCACGCAGATGGTGAAGGCCATCGCCCGGGCCACGGTGGAGCAGGCGCGCGGCAGCAAGCAGGTGACACAGGCCATCCACCGCATCTCCGAGACGGTGCAGATGATCTCCAAGGCCTCCAACGAGCAGGCCAAGGGCGGCGAGCAGATCATGAACAGCGCCGAGCGGATGAAGGCCATCACCGCCCACGTGCAGCGCAGCAGCCAGGAGCAGGCGCACGGCAGCAAGCAGATCACCCGCTCCATCGAGAACATCAACGAGATGGTCACCCACCTCAACCGCGCCCAGAAGGAGCAGACCAAGGGCAGCGAGCAGGTGCTCAAGGCGGTGGAGGCCATCAAGGGGGTGTCCGAGCACCAGACGCGCTCGGTGAAGGCGCTGGAAGAGGCCATCGACAGCCTGCAGCGTCAGTCCGAGGTGCTGCGCGCGGAGAGCCGGCGCTTCAAGGTGTAG
- the tatC gene encoding twin-arginine translocase subunit TatC, translating to MSLAEHLTELRSRLLKCTAAVFVLGAASMVFARPIFGILVKPVLDALPADGRALVYTSGIEEINVLMKVGVYCGIFLTTPVILWQIWGFVSPGLFPEERRYAAPFVFMGSLAFLLGAMFCYFAVLPSMFKFLLNEEESLAISQRLDVGRLRADDALRFLSIGEAERAGKLAQEASAALKAEGGGQMPEVTRPPAESVELEARLAGLGRLVDAAADGFGGPARIVLREAVEKRAEAVEAYAKEDYGAAAKAMDEAASLLAGVAPTRAEEMAGLWRLEKELALGKARYVAHAWTKPMLTMNEQLSLVLLLILSFGVIFELPLVMAVLGLVGIVKAGWLMKYQRHAFVVCLILAAVLTPTGDVVNLSLMAGPMLLCYEMGVVAVWMIERRRAKQESEAGITPTTGA from the coding sequence ATGAGTCTGGCGGAGCACCTGACGGAGCTCCGCTCCCGCCTGCTCAAGTGTACGGCCGCGGTGTTCGTCCTGGGCGCCGCGTCGATGGTGTTCGCCCGGCCCATCTTCGGCATCCTGGTGAAGCCGGTGCTGGACGCGCTGCCGGCGGACGGGCGCGCGCTCGTCTACACCTCGGGTATCGAGGAAATCAACGTCCTGATGAAGGTGGGCGTCTACTGCGGCATCTTCCTGACGACGCCCGTCATCCTCTGGCAGATCTGGGGTTTCGTGTCGCCGGGGCTCTTCCCGGAGGAGCGCCGCTACGCGGCGCCCTTCGTGTTCATGGGCTCGCTGGCGTTCCTGCTGGGCGCGATGTTCTGTTACTTCGCGGTGCTGCCCTCGATGTTCAAGTTCCTCCTCAACGAGGAGGAGAGCCTGGCGATCTCCCAGCGGCTGGACGTGGGACGGCTGAGGGCGGATGACGCGCTGCGCTTCTTGAGTATTGGCGAGGCGGAGCGGGCGGGGAAGCTGGCCCAGGAGGCGAGCGCGGCGCTGAAGGCGGAGGGCGGAGGGCAGATGCCGGAAGTCACGCGACCGCCAGCGGAGAGCGTGGAGCTGGAGGCGCGGCTGGCGGGGCTGGGGCGGTTGGTGGACGCGGCGGCGGATGGCTTCGGAGGGCCGGCGCGCATCGTGCTGCGCGAGGCGGTGGAGAAGCGGGCGGAGGCGGTGGAGGCGTACGCGAAGGAGGACTACGGGGCGGCGGCGAAGGCCATGGACGAGGCGGCGAGCCTGCTGGCCGGGGTGGCGCCGACGCGGGCCGAGGAGATGGCGGGGCTGTGGCGGCTGGAGAAGGAGCTGGCGCTGGGCAAGGCGCGCTACGTGGCGCATGCGTGGACGAAGCCGATGCTGACGATGAACGAGCAGCTGTCGCTGGTGCTGCTGCTCATCCTGTCGTTCGGGGTCATCTTCGAGCTGCCGCTGGTGATGGCGGTGTTGGGCCTGGTGGGGATCGTGAAGGCGGGCTGGCTGATGAAGTACCAGCGGCACGCGTTCGTGGTGTGCCTCATCCTGGCGGCGGTGCTGACGCCGACGGGCGACGTGGTGAACCTGTCCTTGATGGCCGGCCCCATGCTGCTCTGCTACGAGATGGGCGTGGTGGCGGTGTGGATGATCGAGCGCAGGCGGGCGAAGCAGGAGTCCGAGGCGGGCATCACCCCGACGACGGGCGCCTGA
- a CDS encoding Sec-independent protein translocase subunit TatA/TatB, whose amino-acid sequence MFNIGAGELVFILVAALLVLGPQRLPEFARAIGKFVRDFRRQTDEVRTVVEREFYKMDQEFQDEPRPKVPGPIPAAMPQVAPVAPPVTPAALPETQAVVATPESAAPAMATVAVETASSPSEPLAAEADALPRLEPIPGTVARNAPTPKSGG is encoded by the coding sequence ATGTTCAACATCGGCGCAGGCGAACTGGTTTTCATCCTGGTGGCGGCGCTGCTCGTGCTCGGGCCGCAGCGGCTGCCCGAGTTCGCGCGGGCCATCGGTAAGTTCGTGCGGGATTTCCGCCGGCAGACCGACGAGGTCCGCACCGTGGTGGAGCGCGAGTTCTACAAGATGGATCAGGAGTTCCAGGACGAGCCGCGTCCCAAGGTGCCCGGACCCATCCCGGCGGCGATGCCCCAGGTGGCGCCCGTGGCTCCGCCCGTGACGCCGGCCGCCCTCCCGGAGACCCAGGCCGTCGTGGCCACCCCGGAGTCCGCCGCGCCGGCCATGGCCACGGTGGCCGTGGAGACCGCGTCTTCCCCTTCCGAGCCGCTCGCCGCGGAGGCGGATGCCCTTCCGCGCCTGGAGCCCATCCCGGGCACGGTGGCGCGCAACGCTCCCACGCCCAAGAGCGGTGGATAG